Within the Asterias amurensis chromosome 15, ASM3211899v1 genome, the region ATTGAAGTTTACTatcaatgtatacatgtataactgATATAAGAGTTTGGGCACAACCACTATCCATAGGTTTTTGTAACAACATTGTAGCTCTGTAAATAAACATTTCATAAAACAGTTTTGTCTATTTTATgtacatacaaaataaatttttattGATTGGCTATTTTTACATTTAATGATCATGTACCTTTTCCAAAGTTGGGTGAGTGAGGTCACAGACTCACAGATTGCGTTTACATTTCTTAACATCTTTGTGAAGTGGTTCATCTAGTTCCATACTTTGGGTGTCATCCACAACATTCTGAAAGCAAATAGTttgataacattttttttgtttttaaacagtgtttaaaTTATGCACAACTACatttaagggaataaaagggtagtgacgagttcttaaactgcagtttaaaactggcagggtcgtggctgtgCCATAAAGGCCCGATCCTTTGCTGTCAACAAGTACTGCAACAGTTTCatcaaatcaattcaaagtTGTAAGTTTCTTCAACCTAATTGTGAAAAGGTTCAAACATTTGGAATTAAAATAAAGAGGGGCTGTACTGTACTAACGGGAAAAAAAGGTagcaacgagttcttaaacggccgtttaaatcGGCATGgtcattgccgtgtgataaaggcccgagccaaagGCAAGGGCCATTCGGccacaaccctgcaaggtttttaaacagcagtttaagaacgagtcactactcttttattcccttagtacaGTATTCCTTtagtacagtacagtacagtactaagtattagtagtagtagtagacATAAATGTCACACTTTTGCAGAAAAATCtgaaaatgatgaaataaatttgacaaaagaTCAACGTTTAGTGCGACTTTTTTATTAAAGTTTTACACTGCCATGCAGCAAAGAAAGCTCTTGCCACGTCTCATCTAATTGAATTATCAGTCTGGCAATGCTCTTTGGGAATACGCAAGCGCAAACTTGTTCAAAAATGTTGCATACATGTGCATTATCTTATAATATGAGGTTTCTCCGTAGCTTGGGGTTTTCTGGGATGGGATGGAAAATAACTTGTGACTGGAAAAACACAATCAATCGTTTTTTAGaattaaacaaatctattttGTTTGAAACTCTTAAAAAAAGACAATGAACACCACTAACCACCAATTTTACATAAAATGGTTTGAGggtaaaccatgttatatttgttttactatacttcataaatatttaattactggaacaaaatattatttggaGCAAGGTGAAAATGACGactgtaaaataaaatgcacCATGATAAGTTTGTTATGTGTTGGATATGgtcacgaccctgcaaggtttcaAACAGCAAGTTAAACAGCGGCTACAGACTGCTCAGAAATGTatagtttttacattttttagatGCAGTCcataaaaaaacagaacaaaaatataacgagactcttacctcacgttaaaacatagTAAAAACGGTTTTTCTCCCAAACACGCCAAGCCAAAcgtgaggtcaaacaaacccgtgCGACACAAGAATCGTGATGTCATCAGCGCTATTTGATGTGCAAAATAGCACCCTCACTTgaccaaagctggagaactgtgcacaaacgCTATTGGGAAAAGGTGCCAATGACGTCAAGGGGTCAttgcatatcattatcatagATAAGCAGTTTTTGACTCTTGGCTGAAAAAGCTGTGCAGAGAGGTGCATTTTTTACTTGAattaattattactattttccacatcaaatagcgcCAATGAAGTCacaattcctttgtcgcgcgagTTTATTTGACCTCATgattttcagaattttggcttGGAGTGTTTTGGAGAAAAAACACTTAACCATGTTTTAACTTGAGGTAAGAAGAGACTCTCTATACTTTttctgtttcctatggactacatgtacatccattacaaAATGTAACAACTTTAGTAAATGTTTCTGAGCATTCTGTAGCCGGCCTCTAATGCATGTACAGACATTTCCTTCAGAAAAGACCTGTTCTCAGTGATAAAACTCGggaaacactttttgaaaactACCACACCTACACTGTAGTCCTTATAAATTCTATGTTTGTATCATTCACAAACAAGGTATTCACACTAaaggtttttatatttttggttGTTAGGCtttttattaaagacagtggacactattggtacttgtcaaagataattcttcacagttggtgtatcttaacatatgcataaaataacaaacctgtgaaaattttagccccatcggtcgtcaaagttgcgagctaataatgaaagaaaaaacacccttgtcacatgaagttgtgtgctttcggatgcttgattttgagacctcaaattctaaactggaggtctcgaaatcaaatttgtggaaaattacttctttctaaaatctaagtcacttcagagggagctgtttctcacaatgttttatactatcaacctctccccattacaaatgtacttgtaatcaagaaaggttttatgatgataattattttgagtaattaccaatagtgtccactgcctttaagagaataatagtttgataacattttgtttttctaaacagTGTTTAAACTATGCACAACTAATAAAGGGAATAAAAAGGCAGCGAACGAGTTCTCAAACTGCGATTTAAAACTGGCAAGGTCATGGCTGTGCAATAAAGGCCTGTGGTCTTGCGATAAAGGGCTACGGCCCTGCAAGTTTTTAATCAGAcgtttataggcactggacacaattggcaattactcaaaacgaaTTTTAGCTtgataacttacttggtaacgagcaatggaaagcttttGATACATGTAAACAGCTCTTTCTGAAtttacacagtttttgagaaagaagtaatttctcactgaaatatttcaattgaattTTTGAGATctcaatcaagcatctgaaagcacacaacttgtgtgaccagggtgtttttttcttccattgcaaatttccaatttttttttttagtttttagtattcattttgggatacaccaaatgagaagactgatATTAAAACATTACGAAAGGTGTCCAGACATGGTCGCCACTCTCTTATTCCCACTTgataatgcccttttgttaaaaagcataacaaaatattgattgcgttacgcataaaataacaccacGCAATAAGCTCCCATGTCACGcctatgtttaaacactttttactgtgtTTATACATCATCCGTTAAGACATCCttacgtgatgccctctcgactaATCAGAATGGTTAAACTGTCACTGGGATTTATGAATAACAATTATTGATACACTGAAATCAAACAAATCTATTGGTTGTAGGTTTGGACAAGTTTGGCAAAGCTTTCTTTACCTGTTGAAGTGTAAAAGCCACATCTAATTTAAGTAATGTTAGCTGCAGATAACATTGTCAGCCTGAAAACCAAGTACATTGTAGCGAGCCAAGCCTAATAATTGAAAAGAGTATAATGCATATTTGGAAGCCTTATAAGTTCAATACGTTAGAGTGGAGGGTGTCACATTCGCAAAACAAGCAAACCATGCCTGTTAAGAACTTGCCTTTCACGCTTGAGTTACCTGCGCAAGTACAATAATTTTTCTATGTTTCTAGTTTGTGCTCAGTACTGTACATACAGTACATCTTGAAAAGCGAAAACAAGATCTGGCACAGATATTTCAAAGGACAGAATCAAATTTAAGGTAAACAGTTTAATATGGTACTTAGTTATGTTAGCAAAAATGTATCCGAGCAGTAagagtattttgtattttttgtttatgtttaattTAACAAAGCTCAGCGACCTTTCAGATTCCTCCTCCAAAGTACTAGATTGTTAGTACGGCAGTGACTTTTTCACTGTATGGGAAATTGTCAACAGGTGTCGTATTTGCAATGGAAAAAGTGAGACATCTGATGCCACATTAATATTACACCCAGCGCTAGAGCTATGGATGGGcctgcagcccccccccccccccccccacacaatTTTTTAGTGCGCCATTAGGTGCCTCCCCCAACGAAAAAAttcagaatagtgaaaaaaaggTCAAAATAGTTACAAAACATATCAGGAAGTGCACGCGCACCCACCACTCATAAATGCAATCCATTTAGTGCACACTGAACAATGCAGTGCCCGCATTTGGCATTTGGCGCATGCTGATCAATTCAAGGCATACAGCGCACGCTGATCAAAGCAATGCATGCACCGCGTGCTGAACAATGCAAGGCATTCAGCATACTAGCCTGTacataaaaaacataaaatttaactagagattgagagtttgtgaacaaactctaggtgtttggtttccgggagtaaaagcctggtgtaaaaaacaaatgttgcaaCTTGCTTCGTCTCAAGATGTGTAACAAATgatcaaaattgcaaaaattgtGGAAACaacacgatgacgtcatcatgacatcattacGAGTTCAAGAAGTTAAATTGTCCTTGACTAACAATACACCAAGTTTCACCTCAGTCGAACTTTTGGTTTGGCATACACACAGCTTTTAAAAGTGTACCTTTAAAGCAATACCACGTGAcacattatgacgtcatcaagctaGACTCCACATATAAGTTGCTATTATGAGGGAGATTATGTATATCAGTTTTGAAACACTTATCATAAACTATACCACAGACATCTATATGTAGTAATTTGAGATGTTTTTAATCTGCCGCTAGAGGCCGCTCTTACATTTGGTGACATAATCGGTATTAtgtttttaaaccagacctttgccagagtTGTATTCTGTAAaggtaaagcatcaaaaggtGTATGTTTCAACCCAAAAGCCATTACATGAGGCCTTTTCAAAGTATATTATACAGGTACTACCAGtagacaggtcaaaaggtcacaagggtcaccaacatatccgtttttgtaaagtacgtaaagcccttcaatatgatgtatagattgtcaaaatagcttgtgtggttgagaaAATATGAACTTACGAAATATTGACGAATGTGCAGAACAGACTAATTGTAAGGGAActgtatgttgaaaacgccttgaacaaAGACTATTATACGCAAAGCATTGCACTCTATGGATGAGCACTGAAGCGTGACGCTACACGTGTTTTATGTGTAAAATCTTTACACACGACCAGAGGTGGAATTTTTCAACCTCAATTTTGAACCGGAAGACTAGGTCAAAacggggtcatgtctgtgaggcatttacggagttttcaatgacggttccgatgatgtattgattgtaagaatccttcatgtagatcaaaagttatgattttttgaaataataaactttgaattttcataactcaagaatagattacgtcatcatgacgtaacttcaCATTTTTCCTCTCCTAGTGAAtatcatacgagtttgggaaagatgtttttgttgggggacaagggacgtagagaagaagaagaagaagaagaagtatcaataaaataaaaaaaacgaacaaaaataagaggtgttctgggctgttggcccgaacacctaaataaCCACAATAAAGTATTTACAACCACTTTTACCAACTCAACTTCAGCCAACCCAACTAAAGTTTGCCTGCAtgccttttaaagacagtggacactatataccttatgcacatgacgtcatttcagtacggcgcccccgcattgaggtcaaaaggaggttgttcattggccaatctatgtgcatttcgattgtttcgtcaccatttgacctcaaagatggcggctaaatgacatcaatgcataaggtctattggtaattgtcaaagactactcttcaaagttggtgtatctcaacaaatgcataaaatatcaaagctgtgaaaatttgagctcaatcggtcgttgaagttgcgagataataatgaaaggaaaaaaacacccttgtcacaggaagttgtgtgctttctgatgattgattgcgagacctcaaattctaaacttgaggtctctaaatcaaattcgtggaaaattacttctgtctcgaaaactacgtcacttcagagggagccgtttctcacaatgttttatactatcaacctctctccattactcgtaatcaagaaaggttttatgatgataattattttgaataattaccaatagtgtccactgcctttaaaaccaattAACAAAAATAGAAATAAGTGATTGTTACCTTTCGCTTCTTGACTGACTTGCTCTGTTTAATATGTGTATCTTCCACATCTTCTTGTGATTTGTCATCTTCTATTTCATCGCTGTCTGACTCCATCTGGAAATCTGCAGCTGAAAcaataaaaggcagtggacactattagtaattactcaaaacaattgttagcataaaaactgacttggtaacaagcaatggagagctgttgatagtataaaacattgtgagaaacagctgacgtaacatattttttagaaagaagttatttttacacgaatttgatttcatgacctcagaattagattttgaggtcccaaaatcaagcatctggaagcacaaaactttgtgtgacaagggtgttttttttttcactattatcttgcaactttgacaaccaattgaggtcaaatttccacagcttttttatttcatgcatatgttgagatacaccaagtgagaagactggtcttttgacaTTTACCATTAGTATATTATCTTATATGTCTCAAATGGTCATCCCAAAGTGTTATTCTGTACCAGTATGTTTTGATGAACTAACAAGCACAGAAATGAGCATGCACaaaaaattcattttatttaaacaatgaaaattcTATTTTGCCTCCTTTTAGTGTATTAGCAAAGCATTCTTAGTTATCTAAAATTAGGCAAGCAAACATTATGTTGCCAACTTGTTCATCACATGAGATTGTACACTACCTCTCTGTGAAAGCAAGttcactttgtttttgtttttgacaggTACTTCTATAGACTACTTCAACACTCTCTAGTAGAAAAAGTCAATCTTTGTAGACATGCACTTTGAAAAAGGCCCATTTTGCTCTGTACAACGACTGCACGCACAACGACTGCAAAAAATATCcagcaatgcatcttgggaaatAAAAATTGTTGCAAATAGTTAATGCCAAAGTCGCAACTATTTGAAGTGTGACTAGTCGGGTAATAAATTTCACAAGTCACTCAGGCCTAATGTCATAAATGTCAACCCAAATAAACAAGACTAGTACatgacattgtacatgtagaataTAAATATTTGTGCACCTTTGTAGAAACAAAACAGCATCTTTAAATTACACCTTCGAATTAAACTCGCTTTCTTTTATTTTCACTGATTCTCCTGCAGTTATAAACcagtgaaataaatgtatttaaacaagggaatcaatgtgtggtgaagtggttttcaactagtggtttaaacccaacgaggcctggttcttgataattttaccgagacgaagtcgagataaattaccaagaaccaggcctcagcgggtttaaaccactagttgaaaaccgattcaactaacgtccgtcgatgtcGGTTTCTTACCATAACCGATTaatcgaaaatttaatatcgatTATACTCGATATACATgtatcgagtatttcccgcgtgaaagatgaagcctaaaaacagcacttggtatactcatggaggTGGAAATATATACCGAagactgacagtttaataggCTTACATTTAAACCTGTTTCTGTCTGATCCCCCGAACTTGTTTTTAATTCAAACATAATCAAATTGCGTAGTCCAGCCCCGATTATTtgtggttttacaacaaagtaagATCGCCGCTGCCGCTGGCTTGGCCAATTGACCACAATTCTCAATTCGTGAATGGCCGTGATtggccgtctcaaaatgacacagagcctttgtgagttgcgtgactcgtcgacattaaaggaacacgttgccttggatcggacgagttggtcaaaacaaaagcgtttgtgaccgttttttataaaatgcatatggttggaaagatgttttaaaagtagaatacaatgatccacacaagtttgcctcgaaactgcgtggttttccttctactgtgcgaactaacatggtcggccatttatgggagtcaaaatgttgacccccataaatggccgacgtgttagtcgacaaggtaaaaggaaaaccacgcaatttcgaggcatgtttgtgtggatcattgtattctacttttacaacatctttctacccatacgcattttataaaaaacggttacaaacgcttttcaaagaccaactcgaccgatccaaggcaacgtgttcctttaaggtgtcAGTTGCTGATGCATCGacgtagaagtgtcaatcaagttgtcaGACGGGCGCGGGCGGGCGGCTTCGAGTTTGGATCTATGGTATGTGTGGAAATAAATCTAATTTCGTGGGGTCAGAACTACATTAGGTAGACAGGCCCGATGTTCTATATGGAGAGTGAAGTGTGTTAGGAGCATGGCGCTTCAAACTTTGTCAACACTTGTAGTTACTTAACTTTTTCAGAGTCAAGAGttagaaaaaacaacatttgagAGCCGAATTTATAAACAACTTATTCGAAAATTAATTGAAATTATGTAGTAAGAGAGAGAATCACACACATTTAATTCCAAAATCAGTTGTTTAATTTTAATAGACCGTGTCATACCTTGAAATATACGACGGCGCCGACGGGCACTTACGTGATGCTTTCGGAAGTAACGACAACTCACGGTGTTGCCGTGCCCTTTTTTTATCGAACTGCCGTTGTTGGTCCGTTTGTAAAATTTTTATATGCATACTAAATGTCCGCTCATGTGTTCACACGTTTACGGTTGAGAATAAAtgagataatcatcgaaaaaatcactagaaagtccTGCAAAACACAGCCCTACCACTCCGCGATCACAATTTCTACAACGCACGCAGCAGTCACATAGTTTTcaataaaggctcgtagtctttttactttgcattctactataaaggcaagaaacattgaatgctagaacgccctATACTGGCGAAAAATCACAGTGCATCACGCGATACCACCTTGACCAAAGACTGCACGTGTttgtgcatgcttgggcaaatGGGTTTtcccccgaattgcaataaccaccaacgctggtgtgcacgcttacTGTACAACAGCATAGTCTTCACTGGTACGCACGTAATAGCCGCCGACAGCTTGGTCAGCGAAGCATAAAATTAAAGTTCCTCGAAAATGTTAGATCGTTAcgaaaacaacacaacgtgtaggctttatttgaccaaaatgacgccaaTACGATATCTTGGATcgatagaaagattattttactgtataatGTAAGATTTTgttcttccttgttttgttttgtcttgttgtttcggggaagtttttgcggggtaTTTTTGCCAAGTTAAAAATGCTGTGATGAAGAcgcattgattttgatcacaAGCGCGATTGGAAGTTGCATCTTAAACAGCCGATAGGCTGGGGCAACAGCAGCGGTTTCTTTTGAGTCTTTACTTTGTGCGCACCgcggggtcgtgaacttctgcggcAGGCGGCTGATGGCGACACACAAAAGAACAATCGGtcatacttggttgtaaaaagtattttatttaatagggcaACTCAAATTGATGAAACTACATAATGATGACGGCTTTTCTGATACTCAATCACAGATTTCTTTAtaataatcggacactcttttggtattttcgatatcatttaggaacatcgaaattttcaaaacatcgaaaattttcgatatatcgaaaacatcaaaattttcaatatttcgatatgattaaaaaaatgacatcggcgatttcgatgttaaaaaaatatcgagtttttgagtattttcgatacATCGACGGATGTTAGATTCAACACACTtggattcccattcataaatacattttcggtcaaaaaacatcaacacttttgggtaaaaaaataaaataaatgcaaaattataattgttcaatgatttctttcaacacaacaccccttcaGCTtggaaatggtaaggccctcgggtaaacaactccttataagggaatgctgtttGCGTCGCGCGTATTGCGTCATGTGGCACAGCTgtcccagccgttgctctcgaccaataggaatgaagaaactgtcctcttagcacaggtgcaagctcgcgtgtcacgcctatgtttcaacacattttactggtcataaacaaaggtttatacacacccacgtgacgggctcttcaccaataggaatagcgaaactgtctgaggtatttaagAATAAGATATAACAAAGGACATACCTGGTAAGAGGTCAGACATACTATCATCAGATTCTCCATCAGATGCCTCAGAGTCTGTATTGTTTCTTCTGGCTTCTTTCTCACCATCCCATTCCATTCTATCTTTACGAGGTATTTTACCACAAGGTTTGAAAGGTATTCCAAGACTCTTGCACTCATTGTCTGTAAAAGTCACAATTCAAGAAAGTCTCAAAATAGATACAGAAAACTTCCAAACTACAAAAGTGTCTTTCATTAATGCGGTACCCTTTGTCCCGCTTTTCTTATTGTACAATATGGCAATTGAAATGTTACGTACTTACACCGCGTTCACACTTGATCCTGGTTGGAGGATCAAAGAAGGATCTGATCTCAAAAGGGCGAGCAAAGGGAGATCACTGGCTAGTGTGAACCCGATCAGGATCAGGATCAGATCCTCCTTTTTGATCTCCCTTTGTTGCGAGACCAAAAGGAGATCAGATCCCGCAAAGGCGATCAAAAAACAAGTGTGAACGCAGATCGATATCAGATCCTGCAATTTAAGCTGCTCATCACGCTGTGtaatcttcctccatggtgtaatgCACATGGGGATTGTTTACATTGTGCATGTGCATTCTATCGTGACCAGGTCCCCGACCCCATACTTCGCATGACACCTGTTACCAACATCACATTACTCACACGTTTCGCGTCCTCCATAATTTTCAGTACCGACCTTTTTTCATTCATCATCTAACGTTAGCATACTTTTAGcattcaaacaaattatttgccaATATATTTTGTATACAGTTTTAACATAGGGGAAGTTGTCAGTTTGGGTCCGTTTTGTGTCTGAATTTTCGTTGAGTTCTGGTTATTTCAGGGAACATGCGCGTGCACAATCAATGACCTCACTCAGTAACCTTTGCAGTCAGCTGAACTAAACTTCCGTTTAACTATGAGATCAATGTGAGATCACACTCAAGTGTGAATGCGGCACAAAAATGCTTGATCTCGCTTTCGGGATCTGATCCGCCTTGGATCCTTGTATGAGAATCTAGTGTAAACGCGGTGACAGTGAGTGCAACACCTTTGTACATATGCTACACAATGGCATGTCCAGGTGAGTTAAAACGCCACCTGTTGTGGACACACCTGTTGCGGACAATTTTCTAAATCCATTTGATCTTACTAATTGTACATGAATTTCAGTTAACGTTTTACccttttaacatcttttaatgctttaaagcactgtttactcagttcTTGACCGaaatgtgaaaacaaaacaaaattccaagGGAAAATCACTCGGCTGGGTTTCTGACTGGGTTCAACCCCGAGACACTTGCAAGCTAGagcttaccactagaccacagagCTAACCACATCTCAGAAATGATATCAGTACTCACACTTTGCTAAAGCCCTTGTGTATTTCTTGCCTTTAATGTGTCTTTGTACATCAACTGGTAGTCTGGTCATGTGACGTAGAGTTAGAGTGCAGAATAACTGGTGTCTACATATCAAAAGCAAATACAGATAAACTGGTCAAATTCAATTCATAAAACATGTCACACTAAATTATAATGAAAGACTtaattggggttgaacaaacaaaaacaaagacaaaatagaACCCCCCAACATCATAGGGCTATAGATATGTAGCTCAGTTGTTTTAGCACAGGTaagtttcaattcaatttaaattatatctacatttatttcccaaaaaagaagaagtataATAATCAAATTAAGTACAATTGCTTTTAGTCAAAGACAGTCAAGGAcagatggaaaaaaaaaataatgaaaatgaaatgtaaaaaaatagaATGTAATGAAAAGGCTCACGGAGCAAACCGATGCGGAAACATTACGAAAGACAGAAAGGCTTGTGATGAAATGCCTGACAAATACAAGAATAAGCAATAAATAAAActgaacttgcgggtacaaccatgtaaatGTAGTAATGTGTAATTCTCTTTTGatggagtgttggctcttaaaagagccggtttggtctcgacaaGCAGAGTGTAAtgtttgaaac harbors:
- the LOC139948331 gene encoding surfeit locus protein 2-like isoform X2 codes for the protein MAAPSKTTSEAHGHDDGDLQHLMTLSKDVQMFLRMHPSLSCIGTGKVQCSLTGHEMPCKIAAMESYTSGRKYQRLREFSGCDLEQFKPHIVPSKKKGRGHQLFCTLTLRHMTRLPVDVQRHIKGKKYTRALAKYNECKSLGIPFKPCGKIPRKDRMEWDGEKEARRNNTDSEASDGESDDSMSDLLPDFQMESDSDEIEDDKSQEDVEDTHIKQSKSVKKRKNVVDDTQSMELDEPLHKDVKKCKRNL
- the LOC139948331 gene encoding surfeit locus protein 2-like isoform X1, which produces MAAPSKTTSEAHGHDDGDLQHLMTLSKDVQMFLRMHPSLSCIGTGKVQCSLTGHEMPCKIAAMESYTSGRKYQRLREFSGCDLEQFKPHIVPSKKKGRGHQLFCTLTLRHMTRLPVDVQRHIKGKKYTRALAKYNECKSLGIPFKPCGKIPRKDRMEWDGEKEARRNNTDSEASDGESDDSMSDLLPAADFQMESDSDEIEDDKSQEDVEDTHIKQSKSVKKRKNVVDDTQSMELDEPLHKDVKKCKRNL
- the LOC139948331 gene encoding surfeit locus protein 2-like isoform X3; its protein translation is MVQCSLTGHEMPCKIAAMESYTSGRKYQRLREFSGCDLEQFKPHIVPSKKKGRGHQLFCTLTLRHMTRLPVDVQRHIKGKKYTRALAKYNECKSLGIPFKPCGKIPRKDRMEWDGEKEARRNNTDSEASDGESDDSMSDLLPAADFQMESDSDEIEDDKSQEDVEDTHIKQSKSVKKRKNVVDDTQSMELDEPLHKDVKKCKRNL